A portion of the Cryptomeria japonica chromosome 5, Sugi_1.0, whole genome shotgun sequence genome contains these proteins:
- the LOC131876313 gene encoding uncharacterized protein LOC131876313, giving the protein MELYDYESDLQFEIVCWKCSRCVNCLMQFIRKPRHLKLGMSGLLWSIEALPLQRPREYNFNIMTVKRSRTPLSLSEAAAPDLPAKFKLLLVGFEASMRSVCRAEEALDKLYAFSRLFFQAEEDNRWWIVLDAEIMETACNGAREAIYQAAQVAAGFLVDQIDDSPVFRGGQESKRSERSGWWIDKWTVADELWATASFFPTENWNAMMRFIQARAVERGNVVQWCKVQVFDKPNPYFQFEVAVQEFLEAEDALLRIGVANDRALMVEVFLTESVEVLCSQQGVEPQTSLGLAYLLPGVVRDYIRTALARNEARLSYDNVVEGLLQHMIRYLTFLRGLCVICGSNRLLEVPLTSTCSNICKATKQGYEAAFAGCLPDRKISEAAAAARREQFVRKLYDDSTNGISGLLRIRACAVGMEEVEIDKTENLIDYDDAVSIVAKMKSRTIAKALGVPISQLWVNDTGCFERYSGFC; this is encoded by the coding sequence ATGGAGCTCTATGACTATGAATCGGACCTGCAATTTGAAATCGTCTGTTGGAAATGCTCTCGCTGTGTGAACTGCCTGATGCAATTCATTCGAAAACCAAGACACTTAAAGTTAGGAATGAGCGGGCTGTTGTGGTCGATTGAAGCCCTGCCCTTGCAGAGGCCCAGAGAATATAATTTCAATATCATGACGGTCAAGCGATCGAGAACCCCTCTATCCTTATCCGAAGCTGCGGCACCGGATTTACCTGCAAAATTTAAGCTTTTGTTGGTGGGGTTTGAGGCGTCGATGAGGTCTGTGTGCAGGGCAGAGGAAGCGCTCGATAAATTGTATGCATTTTCCCGCTTGTTTTTTCAGGCCGAAGAAGATAATCGGTGGTGGATCGTTCTGGATGCAGAGATCATGGAAACGGCGTGTAATGGCGCGAGAGAGGCAATTTACCAGGCTGCACAAGTAGCAGCGGGTTTTCTTGTCGACCAGATTGACGATTCCCCTGTTTTCAGAGGCGGTCAGGAGAGTAAAAGATCAGAGAGATCAGGATGGTGGATTGACAAATGGACTGTTGCAGATGAGCTCTGGGCCACCGCCAGCTTTTTCCCCACCGAGAATTGGAATGCCATGATGAGGTTCATTCAAGCGAGGGCTGTGGAGAGAGGAAATGTTGTTCAGTGGTGTAAAGTTCAAGTCTTTGACAAACCCAATCCCTATTTCCAATTTGAAGTTGCAGTTCAGGAGTTTTTGGAAGCAGAAGATGCTCTTCTGCGAATTGGGGTTGCCAATGACCGCGCACTCATGGTCGAGGTGTTTCTGACAGAGTCTGTGGAAGTGCTCTGTTCTCAACAGGGAGTCGAACCCCAGACCTCGTTGGGTTTGGCTTACCTGCTGCCCGGCGTGGTCAGAGATTACATCAGGACTGCTCTGGCACGAAACGAGGCCAGACTAAGTTATGACAATGTTGTGGAAGGCCTTCTCCAGCACATGATCAGGTACCTGACTTTTCTGAGGGGACTTTGTGTGATTTGTGGAAGCAACCGGCTTTTGGAGGTTCCCCTGACCAGTACTTGCAGTAATATTTGTAAGGCCACAAAGCAGGGCTACGAGGCTGCTTTTGCAGGTTGTCTGCCTGACCGGAAGATTTCAGAGGCGGCGGCAGCAGCACGGAGAGAGCAGTTCGTGAGAAAGTTATATGACGATTCGACTAATGGGATATCAGGGTTGCTTAGAATCCGGGCATGTGCAGTTGGAATGGAAGAGGTGGAAATTGATAAGACTGAAAATTTGATTGATTATGATGATGCGGTTAGTATAGTGGCAAAAATGAAGTCCAGGACCATTGCAAAGGCTCTGGGTGTCCCAATATCTCAGTTATGGGTTAACGATACAGGGTGTTTTGAAAGATACTCAGGGTTTTGTTAG